The following coding sequences lie in one uncultured Mailhella sp. genomic window:
- a CDS encoding autotransporter domain-containing protein translates to MTTKGALGNLINRYAAVLKKCRIINTFGSLAAAALLLASIAAPAMAVENMFDDFIPADPDFVVSSGADVGPPKTTHNLAEDQTGISWGVASGADTPAVVYADANNPNAENHGYVWVKSSENGGYAEGMGGKTGTSFTLTNYGSIFVDGTSASATKGMGVNPDGKAVNEGLIAVRKGSAMTDNSGSASKTLVNKNVISVEDAGGVGIFYRKENITSGEVTNLGDIHARNGGVGVAITSDKNEEAYHNKFFTNSGRIMADENSVAILVYDTDNATVSLEGNSRVDGLISLQGKNNNLMIDGVGSKSAENLYVKGSFGGEISNHSNINFTDNSQISLDDSLTIDNTSGVTLVNTSLVRGQNSPESALFLVNDEKTAVNGGMSTRGTASVERMESRDGRVSLKGAVVGDNAFVAQNEGQPVGVVSASLADGRSLDIDRSLFSGNSLKASAGVSSLGGAVVSVSGSEKSRVSIANSDFIGNSVSASEGRGGAIFNNGTALSITDSSFKNNHASSKGGAIFNSKGGSLTFNGVNAFSGNTASTAYNDIHNEGSLTVAGGVTKLAGGYTQQGAQSSLRVASGASLIIGMPDAGGVEPASGEALLALGRPLDLGGGSLHVGDSPARSASNVTFGKNSLLVVDGLAAKSGPVLSGSGSIAVDEGSKLYIANARSGESYTVTSGLASDSGDYWKSANLLAGRLIEAEISTEGGVVKVHTQAQDAGRTLPGVIPVNALNAMMNGGLNNTDAESMGIRFLSRAMDNAQFIADDHTATALVNETSRAAVTAGVQNTALRVADAGVDQLTHHLSLSFFGQENNIHKDGVDVWATPMYGNTYTRGMSASGASVRGNYGGLILGADTEIGEILGGKVRAGAAVNGGGGKSESGGTASSVSNSYNFGGFNLYAGWRLGDFNLISSVGYSIGTHDVSLNMPASMGMRQARADVDTTAFVADMRAEYQIKTPVADFVPHAGVRYTSLNTDSHTLKVNDSPLNSVDSDTKNIVQFPVGVTVSRDIDVSGWNIKPLADVSVIPAAGDKKSTTKVSYAGIGALDSVNTRIMDSTSFAGTLGVQAEKGNLALGLNYGVQTSRHETDQNVSLGISWKF, encoded by the coding sequence ATGACGACCAAAGGCGCTCTCGGCAATCTCATCAACCGCTACGCCGCGGTGCTGAAGAAATGCCGCATCATCAACACGTTCGGCTCCCTCGCCGCGGCTGCCCTGCTCCTTGCAAGCATCGCCGCTCCGGCCATGGCCGTGGAAAACATGTTCGACGACTTCATCCCCGCCGATCCCGACTTCGTGGTCAGCAGCGGCGCCGACGTCGGCCCGCCCAAAACCACCCACAACCTCGCCGAAGATCAGACCGGCATTTCCTGGGGCGTGGCTTCCGGCGCCGACACTCCCGCCGTCGTCTATGCCGACGCAAACAATCCCAACGCCGAAAATCACGGCTACGTCTGGGTGAAATCCTCCGAAAACGGCGGCTACGCCGAAGGCATGGGCGGCAAAACCGGCACCAGCTTCACCCTCACCAACTACGGCAGCATCTTTGTGGACGGCACATCCGCCTCCGCCACCAAGGGCATGGGCGTCAATCCCGACGGCAAGGCCGTCAACGAGGGCCTCATCGCCGTGCGCAAGGGCAGCGCCATGACCGACAATTCCGGTTCCGCCAGCAAAACCCTTGTGAACAAAAACGTTATCTCCGTGGAAGACGCCGGCGGCGTGGGCATCTTCTACCGCAAGGAAAACATCACCTCCGGCGAAGTCACCAACCTCGGCGACATCCACGCCCGCAACGGCGGCGTCGGCGTCGCCATCACCAGCGACAAGAACGAAGAAGCCTACCACAACAAGTTCTTCACCAACTCCGGCCGCATCATGGCCGACGAAAACAGCGTCGCCATCCTCGTTTACGACACCGACAACGCCACCGTCAGCCTCGAAGGCAACAGCCGCGTGGACGGCCTCATCAGCCTCCAGGGCAAGAACAACAATCTCATGATCGACGGCGTGGGCTCCAAAAGCGCGGAAAATCTCTACGTCAAGGGATCCTTCGGGGGCGAAATCAGCAATCACAGCAACATCAACTTCACCGACAATTCCCAAATTTCCCTGGACGACTCCCTCACCATCGACAACACTTCCGGCGTCACCCTCGTCAATACCAGCCTCGTCCGGGGCCAGAACTCGCCCGAGTCCGCCCTCTTCCTCGTCAACGATGAAAAAACCGCCGTCAACGGCGGCATGAGCACCCGCGGCACCGCGTCCGTCGAACGCATGGAAAGCAGAGACGGCCGCGTTTCCCTCAAGGGCGCCGTCGTCGGCGACAACGCCTTCGTCGCCCAAAACGAAGGGCAGCCCGTCGGCGTCGTTTCCGCCTCCCTCGCGGACGGCCGTTCCCTCGACATCGACCGCTCCCTCTTTTCCGGCAACTCGCTCAAAGCTTCCGCCGGAGTCTCCTCCCTCGGCGGCGCGGTCGTTTCCGTGTCCGGCTCCGAAAAAAGCCGCGTGTCCATCGCCAATTCCGACTTCATCGGCAACTCCGTCAGCGCCTCCGAAGGCCGCGGCGGCGCCATCTTCAACAACGGCACCGCCCTGTCCATCACCGACAGCTCCTTTAAAAACAACCACGCCTCCTCCAAAGGCGGCGCGATCTTCAACAGCAAGGGCGGCAGTCTCACCTTCAACGGCGTGAACGCCTTCTCCGGAAACACCGCCTCCACCGCCTACAACGACATCCACAACGAAGGCTCCCTCACCGTGGCCGGCGGCGTCACCAAACTCGCCGGAGGATACACCCAGCAGGGCGCGCAGTCCTCGCTCCGCGTGGCAAGCGGCGCGTCCCTCATCATAGGCATGCCCGACGCCGGCGGCGTGGAACCCGCTTCCGGCGAAGCCCTGCTCGCCCTCGGTCGTCCCCTCGATCTCGGCGGCGGCAGCCTCCACGTCGGCGATTCCCCCGCGCGCAGCGCCTCCAACGTCACCTTCGGCAAGAACTCCCTGCTCGTGGTCGACGGTCTCGCCGCCAAGTCCGGCCCCGTGCTCTCCGGTTCCGGCTCCATCGCCGTGGACGAAGGCTCCAAACTCTACATCGCCAACGCCCGCTCCGGTGAATCCTACACCGTGACCTCTGGCCTCGCTTCCGATTCCGGCGACTACTGGAAAAGCGCCAATCTCCTCGCCGGTCGTCTCATCGAGGCCGAAATCTCCACCGAAGGCGGCGTGGTCAAGGTTCACACCCAGGCCCAGGACGCCGGCCGCACCCTGCCCGGCGTGATTCCCGTCAACGCCCTCAACGCCATGATGAACGGCGGCCTCAACAACACCGACGCCGAATCCATGGGCATCCGCTTCCTGAGCCGCGCCATGGACAACGCCCAGTTCATCGCCGACGATCACACCGCCACCGCGCTCGTCAACGAAACCTCCCGCGCCGCCGTCACCGCGGGCGTGCAGAACACCGCCCTGCGCGTTGCCGACGCCGGCGTCGATCAGCTCACGCATCATCTGTCGCTGAGCTTCTTCGGCCAGGAAAACAACATCCACAAGGACGGCGTGGACGTCTGGGCCACTCCCATGTACGGCAACACCTACACCCGCGGCATGAGCGCTTCCGGCGCTTCCGTGCGCGGCAACTACGGCGGCCTCATTCTGGGCGCAGACACCGAAATCGGCGAAATTCTCGGCGGCAAGGTGCGCGCAGGCGCGGCCGTCAACGGCGGCGGAGGCAAGTCCGAAAGCGGCGGTACGGCAAGTTCCGTGAGCAATTCCTACAACTTCGGCGGCTTCAACCTCTACGCCGGATGGAGACTCGGCGACTTCAACCTCATCTCCAGCGTGGGCTACTCCATCGGCACTCACGACGTGAGTCTGAACATGCCCGCCTCCATGGGCATGAGACAGGCCCGGGCCGACGTGGACACCACCGCCTTCGTCGCCGACATGCGCGCCGAATACCAGATAAAAACCCCCGTCGCCGACTTCGTGCCTCACGCCGGCGTGCGCTACACCTCCCTCAACACCGACAGCCACACGCTGAAGGTCAACGACTCCCCCCTGAACTCCGTGGATTCCGACACGAAGAACATCGTGCAGTTCCCCGTGGGCGTCACCGTGTCCAGGGATATCGACGTCTCCGGATGGAACATAAAGCCCCTCGCCGACGTCTCCGTGATTCCCGCCGCCGGCGACAAGAAAAGCACCACCAAGGTGTCCTATGCGGGCATCGGCGCGCTCGACAGCGTGAACACCCGCATCATGGATTCCACGAGCTTTGCAGGCACCCTCGGCGTGCAGGCCGAAAAGGGCAATCTCGCCCTCGGCCTCAACTACGGCGTTCAGACCTCCCGCCACGAAACCGATCAGAACGTGAGCCTCGGCATCAGCTGGAAGTTCTAG
- the nadD gene encoding nicotinate (nicotinamide) nucleotide adenylyltransferase, with the protein MGATGILGGTFNPVHNGHVRHAIEVAEALGLERVLLMPCATPPHKESAGLLPFDIRVELLRAAVRGIPFLGVETLEGELDGPSYTWRTLREWGRRHEGEELPYFMMGAESFAALDTWKHGLELPHFAHLVMVPRNGDDGSVFHESIRTFWPGSLPDDSDVPLGRETVPLTGGGCCTFLPVPRLDISSTFIRARWRAGRSLAGLLPEAELRALNARAAEVSACWATARVR; encoded by the coding sequence ATGGGCGCTACGGGCATACTCGGCGGCACGTTCAACCCTGTTCACAACGGACATGTGCGCCACGCCATAGAAGTGGCGGAAGCGCTGGGCCTTGAGCGCGTGCTGCTCATGCCCTGCGCCACGCCTCCGCACAAGGAAAGCGCCGGACTGCTGCCCTTTGACATTCGGGTGGAACTGCTGCGCGCCGCGGTTCGCGGCATTCCGTTCCTCGGCGTGGAAACCCTGGAAGGCGAACTCGACGGCCCTTCATACACCTGGCGCACGCTCCGCGAATGGGGCCGACGCCACGAAGGCGAAGAGCTGCCCTATTTCATGATGGGGGCGGAATCCTTCGCCGCGCTCGACACCTGGAAGCACGGCCTGGAACTTCCGCACTTCGCGCACCTTGTCATGGTGCCGCGCAACGGCGACGACGGAAGCGTGTTCCATGAAAGCATCCGAACCTTCTGGCCCGGCAGCCTCCCCGACGACAGCGACGTGCCCCTGGGACGCGAAACCGTGCCCCTCACGGGCGGCGGATGCTGCACCTTCCTCCCCGTGCCCAGACTCGATATCAGCTCAACCTTCATCCGCGCCCGCTGGCGCGCCGGTCGCAGCCTCGCCGGTCTCCTCCCCGAAGCCGAACTTCGCGCCCTCAACGCCCGCGCCGCCGAAGTCTCCGCCTGCTGGGCCACCGCCCGCGTGCGGTGA
- a CDS encoding glutamate-5-semialdehyde dehydrogenase: MEERDIREAVRLAGRKAKEASRRMAAASSASKVRFLETLASLLEEREGELLAANGRDLEAARLAGLDAPRMDRLRLTPAVLADMAGACRYVASLPDPVGAMDSQWQRPNGLLVGRMRVPLGVVAMVYEARPNVTVDASILCLKAGNAVILRGGSEALHSNVALASVLHEALSSAGLPGDAVQFIDITSHDAVSELCRLDEFVDVLIPRGGESLVRAVTSQATMPVLKHYKGVCHAFIDESADLPQALDIVYNGKVQRPGVCNALECLLVHEAVADAFLPMVAEKLGGAGVSFRADASSLPLLGPSAVPGAPDDFGCEFHDLILAVRVVRNMDEALAHIAKYGSNHTEIICTTNHLNAMRFLREADASMVAVNASSRFNDGGQLGLGAEIGISTSKLHAYGPMGVKELTTTKFVVFGQGQVRK; this comes from the coding sequence ATGGAAGAAAGAGACATCCGTGAAGCCGTGCGTCTTGCCGGCAGAAAGGCGAAGGAAGCCTCCCGCCGGATGGCGGCGGCGAGTTCTGCGTCGAAGGTGCGTTTTCTGGAGACGCTGGCCTCGCTGCTGGAGGAGCGGGAAGGGGAGCTTCTGGCGGCCAACGGCAGGGATCTTGAAGCTGCCCGGCTTGCGGGACTGGACGCGCCGCGCATGGACAGGCTGCGTCTGACGCCCGCCGTTCTGGCCGACATGGCCGGGGCGTGCCGCTATGTGGCGTCGCTGCCGGATCCCGTGGGGGCCATGGATTCCCAGTGGCAGCGGCCCAACGGGTTGCTGGTGGGGCGCATGCGCGTGCCGCTCGGGGTGGTGGCCATGGTGTACGAGGCCCGGCCCAACGTGACGGTGGACGCTTCCATTCTCTGCCTCAAGGCGGGCAATGCGGTGATATTGCGCGGCGGATCCGAGGCTCTTCATTCCAACGTGGCGCTGGCGTCGGTGCTGCACGAGGCGCTGAGCTCGGCGGGTCTTCCCGGCGACGCGGTGCAGTTCATCGACATCACGTCGCACGACGCGGTTTCCGAGCTGTGCCGTCTTGACGAATTTGTCGATGTGCTCATTCCGCGCGGCGGCGAATCGCTGGTGCGCGCGGTGACGAGTCAGGCCACCATGCCCGTGCTCAAGCATTACAAGGGCGTGTGTCATGCCTTCATCGACGAGAGCGCCGATCTTCCGCAGGCGCTCGACATCGTGTACAACGGCAAGGTGCAGCGTCCGGGCGTGTGCAACGCGCTGGAATGTCTGCTGGTGCATGAGGCCGTGGCCGACGCGTTCCTGCCCATGGTGGCGGAAAAGCTCGGCGGCGCGGGGGTGAGCTTCCGTGCCGACGCCTCTTCGCTGCCGCTGCTCGGGCCTTCGGCCGTTCCCGGCGCTCCCGACGATTTCGGATGCGAGTTTCACGATCTCATTCTTGCGGTGCGCGTGGTGCGCAACATGGATGAAGCGCTGGCCCACATTGCGAAGTACGGCTCCAATCATACGGAGATCATCTGCACCACGAATCATCTGAACGCCATGCGTTTCCTGCGCGAAGCCGACGCCTCCATGGTGGCGGTGAACGCGTCCAGCCGCTTCAACGACGGCGGACAGCTCGGCCTCGGCGCGGAAATAGGCATCAGCACGTCTAAGCTCCACGCCTACGGCCCCATGGGCGTGAAGGAACTCACCACCACCAAGTTCGTGGTGTTCGGTCAGGGGCAGGTGAGGAAATAG
- a CDS encoding tetratricopeptide repeat protein codes for MAQRPTIQKPTPLSQPAFRKGADPVMGGVNIPNFSAEMQAEVSPEAAPLWNFVLTHARKIAAGVVVVVLVILCVAGWQWYREEQVKDARQTLGRVISIQDPARRVAALETFLKDAPSAVRAAADLELAASAVQTGDWDKAASAYARVAEADGDTPLAFAARLNYAQVLMHKGDFAAARDEFKKLAASAPADAVPVIRQQEAEAAVAAGDKAGAVSAYEAAVAALPPTDKESAAFFRSRIASLK; via the coding sequence ATGGCACAGCGTCCCACCATTCAGAAACCTACGCCTCTGTCCCAGCCCGCCTTCCGCAAGGGCGCCGATCCCGTCATGGGCGGCGTGAACATTCCCAATTTCAGCGCCGAAATGCAGGCCGAAGTCAGCCCCGAAGCCGCCCCCCTCTGGAACTTCGTGCTCACTCACGCCCGCAAGATCGCCGCCGGCGTGGTGGTCGTGGTGCTGGTCATCCTCTGCGTGGCCGGCTGGCAGTGGTATCGCGAAGAACAGGTGAAGGACGCCCGTCAAACCCTCGGACGCGTCATTTCCATTCAGGATCCGGCGCGCCGCGTCGCCGCCCTCGAAACCTTCCTCAAGGATGCGCCTTCCGCCGTGCGCGCCGCCGCCGATCTCGAACTCGCCGCCTCCGCCGTGCAGACCGGCGACTGGGACAAGGCTGCTTCCGCCTACGCCCGCGTGGCCGAAGCCGACGGCGACACCCCCCTCGCCTTCGCCGCCCGCCTCAACTACGCTCAGGTGCTCATGCACAAGGGCGATTTCGCCGCCGCCCGCGATGAATTCAAGAAGCTCGCGGCTTCCGCTCCCGCCGACGCCGTGCCCGTGATTCGCCAGCAGGAAGCCGAAGCCGCCGTCGCCGCCGGCGACAAGGCCGGAGCCGTGTCTGCCTACGAAGCCGCCGTCGCCGCCCTGCCCCCCACCGACAAGGAGTCCGCCGCGTTCTTCCGTTCCCGCATTGCCTCTCTCAAATAA
- a CDS encoding sigma-54-dependent Fis family transcriptional regulator — MLHHSNNAANQDVSPWLETLRLMASEMGPKRPFQTSLTSLLRKLSERHGFLRPHLVLFDPETGMLRLSLADTQPRANHANYAPGVGVTGQVFATGRSVIVEKLKGDSLFLSLLFERTDEEMERLSFISVPILAPAGDGPLSAREVIGTLNADTEFVSREDLEKRRVFMEVVAALIANEAAYLQEELSRQRRLPGRTATDLANEDVRSDSAFIAQSKVMRNILEQAAHIAPGRAPVLLCGEPGVGKERLATRIHAFSPRSDVPLVVCHCAALPPERLQIELCGYQKGAFLGAMQTQKGLFEQANTGTIFLDAVEALPPAAQESLLRLLKEHTVLRQGGEDPVPVDVRVIAATSAQLDTLVEQGRFSAELYARLNVCALHIPPLRERREDIVPLVEHLLLRNADYHTEKIKRISYPALELLTRYFWPGNVSELTSCLQRAAQYCEDGVIRAGDLPPSLQTAESTATEAGLSLGDAVTRFEKELLVDALIKAGGNMLKAARDLKSSYRIVNYKVKKYGIDPHQFVYRNKNM; from the coding sequence ATGCTGCATCATTCCAATAACGCTGCCAATCAGGATGTCAGCCCCTGGCTGGAAACCCTGCGCCTCATGGCCAGCGAAATGGGCCCCAAACGCCCCTTCCAGACCAGTCTGACCTCTCTGCTGCGCAAGCTTTCCGAACGTCACGGTTTTCTGCGTCCGCACCTCGTGCTCTTCGATCCCGAAACCGGCATGCTGCGCCTCAGCCTCGCCGATACCCAGCCCAGAGCCAATCACGCCAACTATGCGCCCGGGGTGGGCGTCACCGGACAGGTCTTCGCCACCGGCCGTTCCGTGATCGTGGAAAAACTCAAGGGCGATTCCCTCTTCCTCAGCCTGCTCTTCGAGCGCACCGACGAGGAAATGGAACGTCTTTCCTTCATTTCCGTGCCCATTCTCGCGCCTGCGGGCGACGGTCCTCTTTCGGCGCGCGAGGTCATCGGCACCCTCAACGCCGACACCGAATTCGTTTCCCGCGAAGACCTCGAGAAACGCCGCGTCTTCATGGAAGTGGTGGCCGCGCTCATTGCCAACGAAGCAGCCTACCTCCAGGAGGAACTCAGTCGGCAGCGCCGCCTTCCCGGACGCACCGCCACCGATCTCGCAAACGAAGACGTCCGTTCCGACTCCGCGTTCATTGCGCAGTCGAAGGTCATGCGCAACATTCTGGAACAGGCCGCCCACATCGCGCCGGGACGCGCGCCCGTGCTGCTGTGCGGCGAACCCGGCGTGGGCAAGGAACGTCTTGCCACGCGCATTCACGCCTTCAGTCCGCGCAGCGACGTGCCGCTTGTCGTGTGCCACTGCGCGGCCCTTCCGCCGGAACGGCTTCAGATTGAGCTGTGCGGCTATCAGAAGGGAGCGTTTCTCGGAGCCATGCAGACGCAGAAAGGTCTCTTTGAACAGGCCAACACGGGCACCATCTTCCTCGACGCCGTGGAAGCCCTCCCGCCCGCCGCGCAGGAAAGTCTGCTGCGCCTGCTCAAGGAACACACCGTGCTGCGCCAGGGCGGGGAAGATCCCGTGCCCGTGGATGTGCGCGTCATTGCGGCCACGAGCGCACAGCTGGACACGCTGGTGGAACAGGGGCGCTTTTCCGCCGAACTGTACGCCCGGCTCAACGTGTGCGCGCTGCACATTCCGCCGCTGCGCGAGCGCCGAGAAGACATCGTGCCGCTGGTGGAGCATCTGCTGCTGCGCAACGCCGACTATCACACGGAAAAAATCAAGCGCATTTCCTATCCTGCGCTGGAGCTGCTCACCCGGTACTTCTGGCCGGGCAACGTTTCGGAGCTCACGAGCTGTCTTCAGCGCGCGGCCCAGTACTGCGAAGACGGCGTGATCCGCGCCGGCGACCTGCCGCCCTCGCTCCAGACGGCCGAAAGCACGGCCACCGAAGCCGGTCTCTCCCTCGGCGACGCCGTGACGCGCTTTGAAAAGGAACTGCTTGTGGACGCGCTCATCAAGGCCGGAGGCAACATGCTGAAGGCGGCGCGCGACCTCAAGTCGAGCTACCGCATCGTGAACTACAAGGTGAAGAAATACGGCATTGATCCGCACCAGTTCGTCTATCGCAACAAGAACATGTAG
- a CDS encoding S24 family peptidase: MNSATPETLDRLLQGAGLRRDSQLAELLGVSPQAVSQARRKGRIPDGWVLKVAAQFGLSTDWIFFGREPGTGVVPASEAHDAAAESEDDAMRERRAKGESFFGEVGSGQDAIGLVMVPLVAARLAAGKGSLETDGDVLSYFSFRQDWLCRKGNPDKMVLMKVCGDSMEPDIRHGDMVLVDQSKCQIYGHAIYAMGINEEIYIKQVETLPGGQLVLRSRNPEYSPISVDLHGDLADSVRVIGRVIWCCREI; encoded by the coding sequence ATGAACAGCGCAACACCTGAAACTCTCGATCGCCTCCTCCAGGGAGCCGGACTTCGGCGCGACAGCCAGCTTGCCGAGCTTCTCGGCGTGTCTCCGCAGGCCGTGAGTCAGGCTCGCCGCAAGGGGCGCATTCCCGACGGCTGGGTTCTGAAAGTGGCCGCTCAGTTCGGGCTGTCCACGGACTGGATATTTTTCGGCAGAGAGCCCGGAACGGGCGTCGTGCCTGCGTCGGAGGCCCATGACGCCGCGGCCGAATCGGAGGACGACGCAATGCGGGAACGCCGCGCCAAGGGCGAAAGCTTTTTCGGCGAAGTGGGTTCCGGGCAGGACGCCATCGGTCTGGTCATGGTGCCGCTTGTGGCCGCGCGCCTTGCCGCGGGCAAGGGCAGTCTGGAAACCGACGGCGACGTGCTTTCCTACTTTTCCTTCCGGCAGGACTGGCTGTGCCGCAAGGGCAATCCGGACAAGATGGTGCTCATGAAGGTGTGCGGCGACAGCATGGAGCCGGACATCCGGCACGGCGACATGGTGCTTGTCGATCAGAGCAAGTGCCAGATTTACGGACACGCCATCTACGCCATGGGCATCAACGAGGAAATCTACATCAAGCAGGTGGAAACGCTGCCCGGCGGACAGCTGGTGCTCCGGAGCCGCAATCCTGAATATTCGCCCATCAGCGTGGATCTGCACGGCGATCTTGCCGACAGCGTGCGCGTCATCGGCCGCGTCATCTGGTGCTGCCGGGAAATCTAG